A region of the Methylobacterium nodulans ORS 2060 genome:
ACGGGCATGAACCGAATCGCCGAGGCCGAGACCTTCCTGGTGGCCTATCCGGCGCAGACGGCCGCCGCGAACCACGCCCGCTGCTGGAACTGGTTCAACACGACCGACCAGCGCCGCGACCGGGGCGAGGCGTCGATCATCGCCGGGATCGCCCGGGCTGTGATGGAGGATTACGCGGTCGATTCCCGCCGGGTCTATGTGGCGGGGCTCTCGGCGGGAGGGGCCGCGGCGGCGAACCTGGCCGCAGCCTATCCGGACCTGTTCGCGGCGGTCGGCATCCATTCGGGTCTCTGCGCGGGCGCGGCGAGCGACCTGACCTCGGCGCTGCGCGCCATGCGGGACGGCGCCCGGGCGGTGACGCCCGTCCGGGATGCCCTGCCCACCATCGTGTTCCACGGCGACCAGGATTCGACCGTGCATCCGCGCAACGGCGCCGCCATCATCGCGGCCACGGGCGGCACGCTCCTGCGCGAGGAGGCCGGCGTCTCGCCGAACGGACGGACGTGGCGGCGCAGCATCCTGGCGGACGGGCGCGGGCGCCCGATCTTCGAGCACTGGGTGATCCAGGGCAGCGGCCATGCCTGGTCGGGCGGCGACGCGGCGGGGAGCTATACCGACCCCCTCGGTCCCGACGCCTCGCGCGAGATGTGGCGGTTCTTCCGGGAGCACGCCATCACGCGGCACTGAGGCGCTGGCGCCTCATCCCGGCGAGCGCCCGATCAGGGTCTGATGCGCCGCCGGCCGGAGGACCTGAGGTCAAGCGCGGCGTCGGCGGCCTCTGGCATCCGGCCACGATTGGCGTAGCATCGCGGTCGGTCTTGCGAGAGCGGCATCCATTCAGGGTGGAGCGGATGCCGATCTCGGCTTTTGGTCGTTCCGCCTTGTCTGCGACGAACCATCGGTTTCGTCGGACGATGCCTCTGGGAGGATGCTCATGGCGACCCTGTTCGACGAGCGGGAGCGGGCCTTCGAAGCGCTGTTCGCGCAGGAAGAGGAACTCCGGTTCCGCACGCTCGTGCGGCGGAATCGGATCATCGGAACCTGGATGAGCGGGCGCCTCGGCCTCTCGAACGAGGAGGCGGAGACCTATACGCGCCGGCTCGTGGAGGCCGTCGCCTCGCCGCTCACCGAGGAGGCGCTCATGGACCGCCTGCGCACCGAGCTGATCGGACGGGGCCATGAAGCGGCGGCCGCCGAGCTGCCGGACCTCTTCGCGCGCGCCAGCGCCGAGGCGGCGCTTGCGGTCCGGGAGGAGAACCGGGCGGCCTGAGGCCGCCGCACCACACCCGCGAACGGACCTCTCCCGTCCGGGAGAGGTCCGCCTGTGGTCGAACGGCGTCCTGGTCGCTTCAGAAGCTTGATCGCTCAGAAGAAGGTCGGCCGGGCGCTCGCCGTGTGCTCCTTGAGCACCGTGCCGGAGGCCGGGTCGACCTCCTTGAGCACCACGTCGTAGCCCCACAGGTCGGCGAGGTGCTGGAGTACCCGCCCCGCATCGTCCTTCTGCAGCAGGACGCGGTTGAGGACCCGGTGGTGCAGGATCAGGCGGCGGTCGCCCTCGAGGTCGACGTCGACCACCTCGATATCGGGATCGAGCCACGCCACGTCGTATTGCCGCGCGAAGGCCCGGCGCAGGCGGCGATAGCCGCGCTCGTCGTGGATCGCCTCCACCCGCAGCTCGGGCTGGTCGGGATCGTCGACCACGTGGAAGAGGCGCAGCTGGCGCATCAGGCGGGGGCTGAGGAACTGCGCGATGAAGCTCTCGTCGCGGTAGTTCTCCCAGACGTCGCGCAGCACGCCCATCGGGTCCCCGCAGCCCGCGATGTCCGGGAACCAGACCCGGTCCTCCTCGGTCGGCTCCGTGCTGATGCGGGCGATGTCCGTCATCATGGCGAAGCCGATGGCGTAGGGGTTGTGGCCGCCGTAATGCCGGTCGTCGTAGGTGGGCTGCCGGATGACGTTCGTGTGCGACTGCAGGAATTCGAGGTAGGCCGCCTCGCTGATCTGCCCCGTCTCGCTGAGGCGGGTCATGATCCGGTAATGCGTGTAGGTGGCGCAGCCCTCGTTCATCACCTTGGTCTGGCGCTGCGGGTAGAAGTACTGCGCCACGTGGCGCACGATGCGCAGGATCTCGCGCTGCCAGGGCTGCAGGCGCGGCGCGACCTTCTCCAGGAAGTAGAGGATGTTCTCCTGCGGCAGTTCGAGCAGGGCGCGGCGGCGCTCGGCCGTGAGGTTCGGCTTGTCGGCCCTGGCCTTGGTCGGCAGCGTCCGCCAGAGGTCGTTGTACATCCGCTCCTGGTGCTCCTGGCGCTCGCGCTCGCGGCGCTGCTCGGAGGAGAGGTCGGGGCGCTTCTTGCGGGGATAGCGGTGCACCCCCTGGTTCATCAGGGCGTGGGCGGCATCGAGCACGGCCTCGACGGCGGCGTGGCCGTAGCGCTCCTCGCAGCGGGCGATGTAGCTCTTGGCGAAGTCGAGATAGTCGAGGATGCCCTCCGCATCCGTCCATTGCCGGAACAGATAGTTGTTCCTGAAGAAGTGGTTGTGGCCGAAGGCGGCGTGCGCGATCACGAGCGTCTGCATCGTCGCCGTGTTCTCCTCCATGATGTAGGAGATGCACGGGTTCGAGTTGATGACGATCTCGTAGGCGAGCCCCATCAGGCCGCGGCGGTAGCCCGCCTCGTGCTGGGCGAAGTGCTTGCCGAAGGACCAGTGCTTGTAGAAGAGCGGCATGCCGATCGACGCATAGGCGTCGAGCATCTGCTCGGCGGTGATGATCTCGATCTGGTTCGGGTACCAGCTCAGGCCCAGCTCCGGCCCGGCGATCGCCTCGCAGGCGTCATGGACGCGCCGGATCGTGTCGAAATCCCAGTCGTTCCCGGTGAAGAGGGGTTCTCCCGCCCGAACCAGGGCGGGGCTGGCGGGCCGCGGCGTCACCCCGGTCGTGGCTGAACTCATCGGACCTCGAACCTCTCGTCAGTCTTGAAGGGGGCAGCGTTCATCCGCATCACGGCCTTGTTGCGGCGCCCTCTAGGCCGAGGCGGTCTCCTGCCCGGACTTGCGGGCGAAGAGCTCGCGGAAGACCGGGTAGATGTCGCGCCGGTGGTTGACCTTGCGCATGGCGAGCACCGGATTGGCCCTGGCCACCGGCTCGTAGGTGCGCCAGAGCGTGGTGCGGTGCTCCACGAACCCCGCCCGCGGCCCGGTCTCGTCGCCGACCTCCAGATAGGCGAAGTGCTGGCAGGCCGGCAGGATCGCGGAGCGCAGCAATTCCTGCGAGGTCGTCGAGTCGCTCGACACGTTGTCGCCGTCGGAGGCCTGGGCGGCGTAGATGTTCCAGTCCTCGGGATTGTAGCGCTCGGACACGATCCGCTTCATCTCGACGAGGGCCGAGGACACCAGCGTGCCGCCGGTCTCGCGCGAGCCGAAGAAGGTCTCCTCGTCCACCTCCTTGGCCTGGTCGGTGTGGCGGATGAAGACGATCTCGACGTGCTTGTAGCGGCGCACCAGGAAGATGTGCAGGAGGATGTAGAACCGCTTGGCGAGGTCCTTCATGTGCTCGGTCATCGAGCCCGAGACGTCCATCAGGCAGAACATCACCGCCTGGGCCACGGGACGCGGATAGGGCTCGAAGCGCCGGTAGCGCAGGTCGATCGGGTCGATATAGGGAATGCGCTGGCTGCGGATGAGCAGGCGGTCGAACTCGGCGCGGAGCGCCTCCGCCTCCGGGGAGCCGGGATCGCGGGCCTCCAGCTCCGCGAGCTGCGCCTCCAGCGCGGCGAGCTCCTCGGGCTTCGGGCGCTTGAGGGCGATGCGCCGCGAGAGCGAGTTGCGCAAGGTGCGGGTCAGGGCGAGGTTCGCGGGCGAGCCCGAGACCATGTAGCCGGCCCGCCGCAGGGACGGGGTCTCGACCACGGCGAGGCGGCGCTTGGCGAGGTCCGGCAGTTCGAGATCCTCCAGGAAGAGTTCCAGGAACTCCTCCCGGGTCAGCATGAACTGGAAGGAATCCTCGCTGTCCTGGCCGCCCTCCCCGGCTTGGGCGCCGCCGCCGCCGGCTTGGCCGCGCGGCGGGCGCTCGATCGTGTCGCCCTCGATATAGGTCTTGTTGCCCGGCAGGATGTGGTCCTGCACGCCGCTCCCCGGGGCGCGGCTGAAGCGGGGCTCGCGCACACCGTCGGCCGGAACGGTGACGCTCGCTTCCTTGTCGATGTTGCGGATGTCGCGGTCGCGGGCGGCCTCGCGCACCGCGCGCTGCGCGACGTCGCGCACCCTGCGCAGGAAGCGCTGTCGATTGGCCAAACTCTTGCCGCCCGGATTGAGGCGCCGATCGATAATGTGCATCAGGCCGAACTTCCGATCACGCCATCTTACCCTACTGGGCGGTCTCCGACATCAGCATCCGCGTCGCGGTGGGGGCCCGGCAGCGCCGGCCCCGTCCCGCTCGCGTCAGCCAGCTTGCTTCACGCGCATGTACCACTCGACGAGGCGCCGCACCTGCCGCTCGGTATAGCCCCGCGCGCGCATGCGCTCGACGAACTCGCCATGCTTCTTCTCCGTCTCGCTATCCTTCTTCGAGCCGAAGGAGATGACCGGCAAAAGCTCCTCGACCTGGCTGAACATGCGCCGCTCGATCACCTCACGGATCTTCTCGTAGGAGGTCCAGGACGGGTTGCGCCCGCCGTGCTGCGCCCGGGAGCGCAGGGCGAACTTCACCACCTCGTTGCGGAAATCCTTCGGGTTGGCGATGCCTGCCGGCTTCTCGATCTTGGTGAGTTCCTGGTTGAGGAGCTCGCGGTTGAGCAGCTGCCCGGTCTCCGGATCCTTGAAGTCCTGGTCCTCGATCCAGGCGTCGGCGTAGTCGATGTAGCGGTCGAACAGGTTCTGACCGTAATCGTGGTAGGATTCGAGGTAGGCCTTCTGGATCTCGTGGCCGATGAACTCGGCGTAGCGCGGCGCCAGCTCGCCCTTGATGAATTCGAGGTAGCGCTTCTCGGTCTCCGGCGGGAGCTGCTCGCGGCGTAAAGCCTGTTCGAGCACGTACATCAGGTGGACCGGGTCGGCCGAGACCTCGGTGGTGTCGTGGTTGAAGGTGGCGGCCATGACCTTGAAGGCGAAGCGGGTCGAGACCCCGTCCATGCCCTCGTCGACGCCGGCCGAATCCTTGTACTCCTGCAGCGAGCGGGCGCGGGGATCGACCTCGCGCAGGGATTCGCCGTCATAGACCCGCATCTTGGAGAACAGGTTCGAGTTCGGGTGCTCGCGCAGGCGCGAGAGCACCGAGAACCGGGCCAGCATCTCCAGCGTGCCGGGGGCGCAGGGCGAATCCGCCAGCTCGGAGCCGGCCACGAGCTTCTCGTAGATCCGCTGCTCCTCAGTCACCCGCAGGCAGTACGGCACCTTGATGACATAGATCCGGTCGATGAAGGCTTCGTTGTTCTTGTTGGTCTTGAAGCTCTGCCACTCCGCCTCGTTCGAGTGGGCGAGGATGATGCCCGAGAACGGGATCGCGCCGATATTCTCGGTGCCGACGTAGTTGCCCTCCTGTGTCGCGGTCAGCAGGGGGTGCAGCATCTTGATCGGCGCCTTGAACATCTCGACGAATTCGAGGATGCCCTGGTTCGCCCGATTCAAACCGCCCGAGTACGCATAGGCGTCCGGATCCGCCTGGCTCAGGGTCTCGAGCTTGCGGATGTCGACCTTGCCGACCAGCGAGGAGATGTCCTGGTTGTTCTCGTCGCCGGGCTCGGTCTTGGAGATGGCGATCTGGCGCAGGCGCGAGGGTCTGACCTTGACGACCTTGAACTGCGAGATGTCGCCGCCGAACTCGTCGAGGCGCTTGAGGCACCAGGGGCTCATCAGGCCGGTGAGGCGGCGGCGCGGGATGCCGTAGCGCTCCTCGATGGCCGGCCCCATCGTCTCGGGGTCGAACAGC
Encoded here:
- a CDS encoding extracellular catalytic domain type 1 short-chain-length polyhydroxyalkanoate depolymerase, which produces MRNKILPGMAEVTRLTRAGRLGEALSLIQRVVRGRNPDSGAPAPSASAELASAQPTFPKPTVPRPAAAPLRAPQARVMAAPTPGATAPEPPVPPRPAPAAPGLPGGLSGLPGGLPGLPDSLRDLMREIGKVGPLFDGLAEPTVPASTEPGLFLDRSFANAAGQRAYKLYVPRGYRGQAVPLVVMLHGCTQSPDDFAAGTGMNRIAEAETFLVAYPAQTAAANHARCWNWFNTTDQRRDRGEASIIAGIARAVMEDYAVDSRRVYVAGLSAGGAAAANLAAAYPDLFAAVGIHSGLCAGAASDLTSALRAMRDGARAVTPVRDALPTIVFHGDQDSTVHPRNGAAIIAATGGTLLREEAGVSPNGRTWRRSILADGRGRPIFEHWVIQGSGHAWSGGDAAGSYTDPLGPDASREMWRFFREHAITRH
- a CDS encoding DUF1476 domain-containing protein translates to MATLFDERERAFEALFAQEEELRFRTLVRRNRIIGTWMSGRLGLSNEEAETYTRRLVEAVASPLTEEALMDRLRTELIGRGHEAAAAELPDLFARASAEAALAVREENRAA
- a CDS encoding SpoVR family protein yields the protein MSSATTGVTPRPASPALVRAGEPLFTGNDWDFDTIRRVHDACEAIAGPELGLSWYPNQIEIITAEQMLDAYASIGMPLFYKHWSFGKHFAQHEAGYRRGLMGLAYEIVINSNPCISYIMEENTATMQTLVIAHAAFGHNHFFRNNYLFRQWTDAEGILDYLDFAKSYIARCEERYGHAAVEAVLDAAHALMNQGVHRYPRKKRPDLSSEQRRERERQEHQERMYNDLWRTLPTKARADKPNLTAERRRALLELPQENILYFLEKVAPRLQPWQREILRIVRHVAQYFYPQRQTKVMNEGCATYTHYRIMTRLSETGQISEAAYLEFLQSHTNVIRQPTYDDRHYGGHNPYAIGFAMMTDIARISTEPTEEDRVWFPDIAGCGDPMGVLRDVWENYRDESFIAQFLSPRLMRQLRLFHVVDDPDQPELRVEAIHDERGYRRLRRAFARQYDVAWLDPDIEVVDVDLEGDRRLILHHRVLNRVLLQKDDAGRVLQHLADLWGYDVVLKEVDPASGTVLKEHTASARPTFF
- a CDS encoding YeaH/YhbH family protein encodes the protein MHIIDRRLNPGGKSLANRQRFLRRVRDVAQRAVREAARDRDIRNIDKEASVTVPADGVREPRFSRAPGSGVQDHILPGNKTYIEGDTIERPPRGQAGGGGAQAGEGGQDSEDSFQFMLTREEFLELFLEDLELPDLAKRRLAVVETPSLRRAGYMVSGSPANLALTRTLRNSLSRRIALKRPKPEELAALEAQLAELEARDPGSPEAEALRAEFDRLLIRSQRIPYIDPIDLRYRRFEPYPRPVAQAVMFCLMDVSGSMTEHMKDLAKRFYILLHIFLVRRYKHVEIVFIRHTDQAKEVDEETFFGSRETGGTLVSSALVEMKRIVSERYNPEDWNIYAAQASDGDNVSSDSTTSQELLRSAILPACQHFAYLEVGDETGPRAGFVEHRTTLWRTYEPVARANPVLAMRKVNHRRDIYPVFRELFARKSGQETASA
- a CDS encoding PrkA family serine protein kinase, whose amino-acid sequence is MPMPSASDLFQTFARSYEARRDAELSLTEFLEACRDDPLMYASAPERILEAIGQPEFVDTARDPRLGRIFMNRTIRIYPAFSEFYGMEETIERIVSFFRHAAQGLEERKQILYLLGPVGGGKSSLAERLKSLMEVHPIYVLKAGNELSPVFESPLVLFDPETMGPAIEERYGIPRRRLTGLMSPWCLKRLDEFGGDISQFKVVKVRPSRLRQIAISKTEPGDENNQDISSLVGKVDIRKLETLSQADPDAYAYSGGLNRANQGILEFVEMFKAPIKMLHPLLTATQEGNYVGTENIGAIPFSGIILAHSNEAEWQSFKTNKNNEAFIDRIYVIKVPYCLRVTEEQRIYEKLVAGSELADSPCAPGTLEMLARFSVLSRLREHPNSNLFSKMRVYDGESLREVDPRARSLQEYKDSAGVDEGMDGVSTRFAFKVMAATFNHDTTEVSADPVHLMYVLEQALRREQLPPETEKRYLEFIKGELAPRYAEFIGHEIQKAYLESYHDYGQNLFDRYIDYADAWIEDQDFKDPETGQLLNRELLNQELTKIEKPAGIANPKDFRNEVVKFALRSRAQHGGRNPSWTSYEKIREVIERRMFSQVEELLPVISFGSKKDSETEKKHGEFVERMRARGYTERQVRRLVEWYMRVKQAG